Proteins from one Doryrhamphus excisus isolate RoL2022-K1 chromosome 19, RoL_Dexc_1.0, whole genome shotgun sequence genomic window:
- the cdc42ep5 gene encoding cdc42 effector protein 5: protein MPLHKSTRASRLDPTMISAPLGDFRHTMHIGRGGDAFGDTSFLSTLGPSPPGSDPGSPGSSSVDYQASVNHNDLYQEPPQNHEPEHSESVSSFTLDLDLDLGPSMLGDVLGVMDGLGLDSNVEDAFGPKGGVSPVDTKQGKMLNGKTSTGLDGNQMGDGRIPDGPKPKGVRPKVRFSDKREEIIRQASEEEEGQGFDFQEEDLMETPTRGESASAHRDLPPSPASSHSSDFECVSALDRRRVGSSHSETDSEEEEEVGRGYTFEDEFDDEIGL, encoded by the coding sequence ATGCCGCTCCACAAATCCACCCGGGCCTCTCGCTTGGACCCCACCATGATCTCAGCCCCTCTGGGCGACTTCCGTCACACGATGCACATCGGCAGAGGAGGCGACGCCTTCGGGGACACCTCCTTTCTGTCCACGCTGGGTCCCAGCCCGCCCGGCTCTGACCCGGGGAGTCCCGGGTCGTCGTCGGTGGACTACCAGGCGTCGGTAAACCACAACGATCTCTATCAAGAACCCCCACAAAACCACGAGCCGGAGCACTCCGAGTCGGTGTCGTCGTTCACTTTGGACTTGGATCTAGATCTGGGTCCTTCCATGCTGGGGGACGTGCTCGGCGTGATGGACGGATTGGGACTGGACTCCAATGTGGAAGACGCATTTGGGCCTAAAGGAGGCGTGTCCCCAGTGGACACAAAGCAAGGGAAGATGCTGAATGGGAAGACCTCAACCGGGCTGGACGGGAACCAGATGGGAGACGGCAGAATCCCAGATGGGCCCAAACCAAAGGGGGTGCGACCCAAGGTGAGATTCAGCGACAAACGGGAGGAGATCATACGCCAGGCTtccgaggaggaagaggggcaaGGGTTTGACTTCCAAGAGGAGGACCTGATGGAGACTCCGACTAGAGGGGAGTCTGCCTCCGCCCATAGGGATCTGCCCCCCAGCCCCGCCTCGTCCCATAGCTCCGACTTTGAATGTGTGAGCGCCCTGGACAGGAGGAGGGTGGGCAGCAGCCACTCGGAGACTGACtcggaagaagaggaggaagtagGGCGGGGCTACACGTTTGAAGACGAGTTTGACGATGAGATTGGCCTCTGA
- the LOC131106834 gene encoding T-cell leukemia homeobox protein 1-like, whose protein sequence is MDHAGHLQQHTHAQEPITFGIEHILSAGEHMLATRMHEPDYSHLYTCGGGGGGLGLGDAAGGGFPCGSAHGNPYHVSTGVCANGADVNPAGVIRVPAHRPVSGGSLPPVTGSVNNLGALTFPWMETNRRYTKDTFTVCVSPRAAPRRVGHPYQNRTPAKKKKPRTSFSRLQICELEKRFHRQKYLSSAERSVLAKALKMSDAQVKTWFQNRRTKWRRQTAEEREAERQQANRILMQLQQEAFQKSVKQPLTPDRLCLQNTSLFALHNLQPWSESTGKMSGVSACE, encoded by the exons ATGGATCACGCGGGGCACCTCCAGCAGCACACGCACGCGCAGGAGCCCATCACCTTCGGCATCGAGCACATCTTGAGCGCCGGCGAGCACATGCTGGCCACGAGGATGCACGAGCCGGATTACTCTCACCTGTACacgtgcggcggcggcggcggcggcctcgGCCTCGGCGACGCCGCCGGCGGCGGCTTCCCGTGCGGGAGCGCTCACGGCAACCCTTACCACGTGAGCACCGGCGTCTGCGCCAACGGGGCCGACGTCAACCCCGCGGGGGTCATCCGCGTGCCCGCGCACAGACCCGTGAGCGGCGGGAGTTTGCCGCCCGTGACCGGAAGCGTCAACAACCTTGGCGCGCTCACCTTCCCGTGGATGGAAACCAACAGAAGATACACCAAAGACACCTTCACGG TGTGCGTGTCGCCTCGCGCGGCGCCGCGTCGCGTGGGCCATCCGTACCAGAACCGGACTCcggccaagaagaagaagcctcGGACTTCGTTCAGTCGGCTGCAGATCTGCGAGCTGGAGAAACGCTTCCACCGCCAGAAGTACCTGTCCTCCGCCGAGAGGAGCGTCCTGGCCAAGGCCCTGAAGATGAGCGACGCTCAGGTCAAGACCTGGTTCCAGAACAGACGCACCAAGTGGAG GAGGCAGACGGCGGAGGAGAGAGAGGCCGAGAGGCAGCAGGCCAACCGCATCCTGATGCAGCTTCAGCAGGAAGCCTTCCAGAAGTCCGTCAAGCAGCCGCTGACCCCAGATCGGCTGTGCCTGCAGAACACGTCCCTGTTCGCCCTGCACAACCTGCAGCCTTGGAGCGAAAGCACCGGCAAGATGAGCGGCGTGTCGGCCTGCGAGTAG